From a single Arachis hypogaea cultivar Tifrunner chromosome 3, arahy.Tifrunner.gnm2.J5K5, whole genome shotgun sequence genomic region:
- the LOC140183519 gene encoding uncharacterized mitochondrial protein AtMg00810-like — protein MVVKGLSYTQSHAEHTFFYKHSVANKTDILIVYVDDIILTGDDFLELKDLKEKLAKAFEIKEFGSLKYFIGIEFARSKEGIFMNQQKYILDILKETGLVGCKAVETLIEPNLKLKPAELENVMDKGRYQ, from the coding sequence ATGGTGGTGAAGGGACTTAGTTATACTCAAAGCCATGCTGAACATACATTTTTCTATAAACATTCAGTAGCTAATAAAACTGACATCTTAAttgtatatgtggatgacattattCTAACAGGTGatgattttttggagctaaaagacttgaaggagaagcttgccaaagcatTTGAAATTAAAGAATTTGGCTCATTAAAATACTTCATTGGAATTGAATTTGCAAGGTCTAAGGAAGGCATTTTTATGAACCAACAAAAGTACATCCTAGATATTTTAAAAGAGACGGGATTAGTTGGTTGTAAAGCTGTTGAAACACTTATAGAGCCTAATTTAAAATTGAAGCCAGCTGAACTAGAAAATGTAATGGACAAAGGAAGATATCAGTAG